The region AAAAGAAAACCGCGCACTAGGCGCGGTCTTTTCTTTGGTGGAGGCTTGGGGATTCGAACCCCAGACCCTCCGCTTGCAAAGCGGATGCTCTCCCGCTGAGCTAAGCCCCCTCAGCGCCCGGCACTGTAGCAGAGCCTTCCGGGCTTGGCAAGCGCGGCGCGGCTGTCCCCCCCTTTGCCCGCACCGCCAGATGGCCGATGCCCACCCGCAGCGGCGGCGCGTAGCATGCGCCCATGTTTCGCCGCCGCCCCCCCCTGCCACCCTTTCCGCCCGGCGCCTTGCTGGTCGGCGGCGCGGCGCGCGACTGGCTGCGCGGGGTGGCCGCCAAGGATTACGACTGGGCGGTGCCCGACCCCAGGGCGGCGGCGCTGGCACTGGCGGCCACCACCGGGGGCGCGGCCTTTGCCCTGGACGACGAACGCGGCTACTGGCGGGTCCATGCCCCGGGCGGCGTGCAGCACGATCTGGTGCCACTGCCGGGCGACGTGCAGGCCGACCTCTGGCGGCGCGACTTCACGGTGAATGCCATTGGGATAGACGCGGCGGGGCAGGTACTGGACCCCACGGGTGGCGTGCGCGACCTGCGGGCGCGGCGGCTGCGCATGGTCTCGCCCCAGAACCTGCGCGCCGATCCCCTGCGGGCGTGGCGGGCGGCGCGCTTTGAAGCCACGCTGGGGTTCCGGCTGGAAGGCGACACGGAACGCACTGTGCATGAGGTGGCGGCCGAACTGGCGCGCGGCGCCTTACCCCTGCCGGCCCCGGAACGGGTGCGCGACGAACTGCACGCCCTGCTGGCCCACCCAGAGGCAGCGCGCGGCCTTCTGCGCCTGGAAGGGCTGGAGCTGCTGGCCCTGACGGTGCCCGAACTGCGCGAGGGGCTGGGGCTGGGGCAGGGCGGCTTTCACCATCTGGACGTGTTTCACCACGGTATAGAGGCGCTGCACCAACTGCTGGCCCGCCAGCCCCACGCCCCGTTGCCCCTGCGCTGGGCCGCCCTGCTGCACGATGTGGGCAAGCCGCGCACCCATACCCGCGATCCCGACACCGGGCGTCAATCCTTCCACGGCCACGACAAGGTGGGCGCGGCCCTGACCACGCAGATCCTGACCCGCCTGAAGCTGCCCGGCGACGACATCCGCCACGCGGCGGCGCTGGTGGGGGCGCACATGGTGCCGCTGCCGGCCACGGAGCGCGAGGCCCGGCGTTTTGTGCACCGCCGCCGCGAGGTGCTACCGGACCTGCTGAGCGTGATGCTGGCCGACCGCGAGGCCGCGCGTGGCCCGGCGAGTTCCGAGGCCAGCCGCCGCGCCTACGCCCAGGCGATGGACCGGGTGCTCGCGGCGCTGGAGGCCCAGCCCAGCCCCCCGCCCCCACTACTACGCGGCGAGGCCATCATGGCGCTGCTGGGCGTGCCCCCCGGCCCCCGCGTGGGGCAGGCGGCGCGGGCTCTGGGCGAAGCCGCTGCCCTGGGCGAAGTGCACACCCCCGAAGAGGCGCGGGCGTTCGTGCAGCGCTGGGCCCAGGCGCATCCGGCCGAAGACCACTGACCGGCCTCTGCCCTGTCCCGCCTATCGTGCCGCTGTCAGAGGCGCGAGAGCCTGGGGCCGCTATCCTCTCCCCCGACATGGAAGCCCGCAGCCCGAACCAGACCCTTGCCCCGCACCCCGTGACCCCCGACTGGGTGACGGACGCGGTGTTCTACCAGATTTTTCCTGACCGCTTTGCCCGCTCTGGCCGCGTGGAGGGCCTGAACCTGCAGCCCTGGGGCTCGGCCCCCCATTTTCAAAAGTACATGGGCGGCGACCTGTGGGGTGTGGCCGACAAACTGGACTACATCGCCTCGCTGGGCGTGAACGCCATTTACTTCTGCCCGGTGTTTCAGTCGGCGGCCAACCACCGCTACCACACGCACGACTACTACCAGGTGGACCCCATGCTGGGCGGCAACGCGGCGCTGCGCCACCTTCTTGACGAGGCGCACGCCCGGGGCATTCGCGTGGTGCTTGACGGCGTGTTCAACCACGCCAGCCGGGGCTTTTTTCAGTTCAACGACCTGCTGGAACAGGGCGAGGGCAGCGCCTACCGCGACTGGTTTCACCCCTCGGCGTGGCCGCTGAACGCCTACGACGAGAGCAAGCCCGCCAACTACGCGGCGTGGTGGGGCAACCGCGCGCTGCCCAAGTTCAACACCGACACGCCCGCCGTCCGCGAATTTCTGTGGGACGTGGCCGAGCACTGGATCCGGTTTGGCATCGATGGCTGGCGGCTGGACGTGCCCAACGAGATTGACGACGACGCCTTCTGGCAGGAGTTCCGCCGCCGCGTCAAGGCGATCAACCCGGACGCCTACATCGTGGGAGAAATCTGGGGCGACGCCCACCGCTGGCTGGCCGGCGACCAGTTTGACGCCGTGATGAACTACCACTTCACCCGGCCCTGCCTCGCCTTTTTTGGCGCGCGCACCCTGGACCACCCCATGAACGAGCGCAGCGGCACCGGGCGCGTGGAGCCCATGGACGCCGCCGCCTTCGCCGCCCGCATGACAGAAGTCACGCAGATGTACCACCCGGACGTGGTGCGGGTGCAGCTGAACCTGCTGGACTCGCACGACACCGCGCGCTTTCTGACGGCGGTGGGGGGCGACGCCAGCGCGTTTGGGCTGGCCACGGTCTTTCAGATGACCTACGTGGGCGCGCCGTGCATCTACTACGGCGACGAGATCGGCCTGCCCGGCGGCCCCGATCCCGACTGCCGCCGCGCCTTTCCCTGGGACGAGCGCGAGTGGAACATGGACACCCTGACCCTGATCCGCCGCCTCACCGCCGCGCGCCACGCCACCCCCGCCCTGGGTCACGGCACCTTTGAGGTGACCCACGCGCAGGGCGAAGGGCTGGTCTACGCCCGGCGCCACGAGCGCGGCGACGCCTACGTGGGCCTGAACGCGGGCCTGAAGACGATGCACCTGCCTTTTACCGGCGTGCGCCCCGGCGCCTACCGCGACGTGCTGACCGGCCGCGAGGTTCACCTGACTGGCGACACGCCGCTGGGTGTTCCCGGGCGGGGCGCGCTGGTGCTGGTGCCAGAAGGGATGTAGGTCGTCGGTTGTGGGTTGTGGGGTTCTCCTTCCCCCTACAACCCACAGCCCACACCCCACAACCCCTCAGAGCAGCAGCACCTCCACCTCATCCCCCGCTGCCACCGCCTGCCCCTCTGGCACGACCACCAGGGCCTGGGCCTCGCTGAGGGACCGGAGGATGCCGCTGCCCTGCGCGCCGTAGTCGTGCGCGGCGCCGTCCCGTAGCACCGCGCGCCAGAACGCCGTTTTATCGGGCAGGGCAGCAAAGGGCGTGGCCGCGCGCAGGCGCAGGGGGTGTGGCGCCTGTCCGGTCAGGACCGGGCGCACGATGACCTCGAACACCACGAGGCTGCTGACCGGGTTGCCGGGCAGGCCAAATACGGGCAGGCCATTCCAGCGGCCCAGCAGGGCGGGGCCCCCAGGGCGCATGCGCACCTTCCAGAAGCTCACCTGCCCGCGCTCCAGCAGCAGGTCGCGCAGAAAGTCGTACCTGCCCATGCTGACCCCGCCGCTGCTCAGCAGCAGGTCGGCGCCGCCCGCCTGTTCCAGCGTGGCGGCCAGGGCGGCCGGGGAATCGGGGGCGTGGCCCAAAGGCATCACCTCGCAGCCGCACTCGGCCAGCAGGGCGCGCAGGCCCACGCTGTTAGAGTCGTACACCTGCCCTGGGCGCAGGGGCTGGCCCGGCAGCACCACCTCGTCGCCGGTAGACAGCAGCGCCACCCGCAGGCGGCGCCTGACCGGCACCTCGGCGTGGCCCAGCGCGGCGGCCAGGGCCAGCCGGGCCGGGGTCAGGGGTGTGCCGGCCCGCAGCACCACGTCCCCGGCGCGGAAGTCACCGCCCTCGGCGCGCACATCGCCGGGGCGGGCGGGGCGCCGCAGGGCTACGTGGTCGGCGCCGTCCTCGGTCAGCTGTTCCACCGGGCAGATGGCATCGGTGCCGGGCGGCAGCGGCGCGCCGGTATAGATGCGCACGCACTCGCCGGGGCCCACGCTGCCGGCGAAGGGCACCCCCGCGCGGCTCTCGCCTACCATGCGCAGGCGCACCGGGGCCTCCGGGCGGGCAAGCAGGGTGTCGGCCTCACGGGCGGCAATGCCGTCCAGGGCGCTCTCGGTGGCGCTGGGGTGGCTGACCAGCGCGGGCAGATCGGCGGCCAGGGTGCGGCCAGCGGCCTGCGCCAGCGGCACGGTTTCGTGGCCCAGCGTGGGCAGCAGGGCCGCCAGATGGGCGCGGGCCTGGGGCACGGTGACGTGCATGGGAAAGTCGGGCCGGGTCATGAAGGCAGGATAGGCGCGCGGCGCACCCAGCACGGGCCCGCGCGGCCTACCCTGGGGCATGGGCGCGTGGTGGTGGCTGCGTCGGGCGCTGCTGGCGCTGGCCTGGACCCTGGGGCTGTTTGCCCTGGGGGTGTGGGGGTTGCAACAGGCCGGCTGGTGGCCGGAACAGGAGGAGGCCAGGCCGGTGGCCCAGCCGGCGCCGGCCCCAATCCAGGTGGGCGCGGCGGTACCGGCCGATAAACCACCACACCCGGAGCCCGTCGCCACCATCTCCCCGGGCACCCCGCAGGCCACGGCGGCGCCAGCCCCACAGCCCCCGCGAACGCTTCTGACGCCCCCGGCGCCGTCCGGGGCGGCGTCGGCCCCGTCGGCCAGTCCTGCTGCCCCCAGCCCCGCCGCCCTGGCCCCCCTGAACGCCGTGCGCCGCCGCGCGGGCATGGCCCCGGTGAAGCTGCAGGCCGCGTGGGCGCCCGGGTGCGCGGCCCACGCCCGCTATCTGGTGCGTGAGGACCGCGCCGAGCACCGCCAGGACCCGAAAAGCCCCTACCACAGCGCGGCGGGCGAGGCCTGCGCGCCGGGGCACTACTTCGTGTCCTCGCGGGCGGATTCCGGCGCGGACCGGGCGGTGGGCTACTGGGCCAGCGGCGCGTTTCACCTGCCGCAGCTGCTGGACCCCCGCCTGACCCAGGTGGCGCTGGGCGTGGCCCACGACGGGGGCGGCGCCCTGCGCACGGCGGTGGTGCTGGACGTGCGCAGGGGCCTGGGCAAGGCCGCCGGGCGCTACCCGGTGCGCTACCCGGCCCCCGGGGCGACGGGCCCGGGTGGCCCGGCGGCGGCGGGTGAATGGCCCGACCCCACCGCTGGCTGCGCGGGGCTGGCGGGGACGCCGGGCGCCCCGGTGGCGCTGCTGCTGGGCCCGGATGGGCC is a window of Deinococcus multiflagellatus DNA encoding:
- a CDS encoding glycoside hydrolase family 13 protein, with protein sequence MEARSPNQTLAPHPVTPDWVTDAVFYQIFPDRFARSGRVEGLNLQPWGSAPHFQKYMGGDLWGVADKLDYIASLGVNAIYFCPVFQSAANHRYHTHDYYQVDPMLGGNAALRHLLDEAHARGIRVVLDGVFNHASRGFFQFNDLLEQGEGSAYRDWFHPSAWPLNAYDESKPANYAAWWGNRALPKFNTDTPAVREFLWDVAEHWIRFGIDGWRLDVPNEIDDDAFWQEFRRRVKAINPDAYIVGEIWGDAHRWLAGDQFDAVMNYHFTRPCLAFFGARTLDHPMNERSGTGRVEPMDAAAFAARMTEVTQMYHPDVVRVQLNLLDSHDTARFLTAVGGDASAFGLATVFQMTYVGAPCIYYGDEIGLPGGPDPDCRRAFPWDEREWNMDTLTLIRRLTAARHATPALGHGTFEVTHAQGEGLVYARRHERGDAYVGLNAGLKTMHLPFTGVRPGAYRDVLTGREVHLTGDTPLGVPGRGALVLVPEGM
- a CDS encoding CAP domain-containing protein, whose protein sequence is MGAWWWLRRALLALAWTLGLFALGVWGLQQAGWWPEQEEARPVAQPAPAPIQVGAAVPADKPPHPEPVATISPGTPQATAAPAPQPPRTLLTPPAPSGAASAPSASPAAPSPAALAPLNAVRRRAGMAPVKLQAAWAPGCAAHARYLVREDRAEHRQDPKSPYHSAAGEACAPGHYFVSSRADSGADRAVGYWASGAFHLPQLLDPRLTQVALGVAHDGGGALRTAVVLDVRRGLGKAAGRYPVRYPAPGATGPGGPAAAGEWPDPTAGCAGLAGTPGAPVALLLGPDGPAVRSAQVWVNARPQSACLLTPQTFQGANASETRAGRQILAAQGAAVLLPHAPLPQGAQVKVRFDTARGPVGWAFRVGP
- a CDS encoding molybdopterin molybdotransferase MoeA; amino-acid sequence: MTRPDFPMHVTVPQARAHLAALLPTLGHETVPLAQAAGRTLAADLPALVSHPSATESALDGIAAREADTLLARPEAPVRLRMVGESRAGVPFAGSVGPGECVRIYTGAPLPPGTDAICPVEQLTEDGADHVALRRPARPGDVRAEGGDFRAGDVVLRAGTPLTPARLALAAALGHAEVPVRRRLRVALLSTGDEVVLPGQPLRPGQVYDSNSVGLRALLAECGCEVMPLGHAPDSPAALAATLEQAGGADLLLSSGGVSMGRYDFLRDLLLERGQVSFWKVRMRPGGPALLGRWNGLPVFGLPGNPVSSLVVFEVIVRPVLTGQAPHPLRLRAATPFAALPDKTAFWRAVLRDGAAHDYGAQGSGILRSLSEAQALVVVPEGQAVAAGDEVEVLLL
- a CDS encoding HD domain-containing protein — translated: MFRRRPPLPPFPPGALLVGGAARDWLRGVAAKDYDWAVPDPRAAALALAATTGGAAFALDDERGYWRVHAPGGVQHDLVPLPGDVQADLWRRDFTVNAIGIDAAGQVLDPTGGVRDLRARRLRMVSPQNLRADPLRAWRAARFEATLGFRLEGDTERTVHEVAAELARGALPLPAPERVRDELHALLAHPEAARGLLRLEGLELLALTVPELREGLGLGQGGFHHLDVFHHGIEALHQLLARQPHAPLPLRWAALLHDVGKPRTHTRDPDTGRQSFHGHDKVGAALTTQILTRLKLPGDDIRHAAALVGAHMVPLPATEREARRFVHRRREVLPDLLSVMLADREAARGPASSEASRRAYAQAMDRVLAALEAQPSPPPPLLRGEAIMALLGVPPGPRVGQAARALGEAAALGEVHTPEEARAFVQRWAQAHPAEDH